A stretch of Vigna angularis cultivar LongXiaoDou No.4 chromosome 4, ASM1680809v1, whole genome shotgun sequence DNA encodes these proteins:
- the LOC108329877 gene encoding autophagy-related protein 18c isoform X3: MLSGSPTQGMFSNSRIGNSESPNSLNKGQVRVEHFGLNVTKLISAHDSQIACFTLTLDGLLLATASITGTLIRIFNTMDGTQLQEVRRGADRAEINSIAFSPNVQWLAASSDKGTVHVFSLRVRVSGEDSLTQPNVVQGPALFHQNSSTSLDPLISTNTGANPNSTFSFMRGLLPKYFSSEWSFAQFRLPQSTHLIVAFGSENDVIIVGMNGSFYRCSFDIVHGGEMMQKECVRFLK, translated from the exons ATGCTGTCAGGTTCACCGACTCAAGGAATGTTTTCAAATTCAAGGATTGGAAACAGTGAATCTCCCAATA GTTTAAACAAAGGACAGGTTCGAGTTGAACACTTTGGACTGAACGTGACAAAATTAATCAGTGCTCATGATTCTCAAATTGCATGTTTCACTCTGACATTGGATGGACTCCTTCTTGCAACTGCTAGTATAACGGGCACTTTAATTAGAATCTTCAATACAATGGATGGAACTCAATTACAAGAA GTAAGAAGAGGTGCAGATAGAGCTGAAATCAACAGTATAGCCTTTTCTCCAAATGTTCAGTGGTTGGCAGCATCAAGTGACAAAGGCACTGTTCATGTATTCAGCTTGAGAGTGAGAGTGTCTGGGGAGGATAGTTTGACTCAGCCAAATGTTGTTCAAGGTCCTGCACTGTTTCATCAGAATTCTTCTACTTCTTTGGATCCCTTGATTTCAACAAATACTGGCGCCAACCCCAATTCTACGTTTTCTTTCATGAGAG GACTTTTACCAAAATATTTTAGCTCAGAGTGGTCATTTGCACAGTTCCGTTTGCCCCAGAGCACCCATTTAATTGTGGCTTTTGGATCTGAGAACGATGTCATAATTGTTGGCATGAATGGGAG TTTCTACAGATGCAGCTTTGATATAGTTCATGGGGGAGAGATGATGCAGAAGGAGTGTGTTCGTTTCCTAAAATAA
- the LOC108329877 gene encoding autophagy-related protein 18d isoform X1: protein MLSGSPTQGMFSNSRIGNSESPNSGASSSFTQPIVDMSENDETELLSITWNQDYHCFAAGTNHGFRIYNCKPCKETFRRDMKVGGFKIVEMLFHCNILALVGAVANSHYPPNKVLIWDDYQSRSICEFTFRSEVRGVKLRRDRIAVVLEHKIYVYSFTDLKLLHQIETLANPRGLCCLSHHSNTFVLVCPGLNKGQVRVEHFGLNVTKLISAHDSQIACFTLTLDGLLLATASITGTLIRIFNTMDGTQLQEVRRGADRAEINSIAFSPNVQWLAASSDKGTVHVFSLRVRVSGEDSLTQPNVVQGPALFHQNSSTSLDPLISTNTGANPNSTFSFMRGLLPKYFSSEWSFAQFRLPQSTHLIVAFGSENDVIIVGMNGSFYRCSFDIVHGGEMMQKECVRFLK from the exons ATGCTGTCAGGTTCACCGACTCAAGGAATGTTTTCAAATTCAAGGATTGGAAACAGTGAATCTCCCAATAGTGGGGCCTCTTCTTCTTTTACCCAGCCTATTGTAGACATGagtgaaaatgatgaaacagaaTTGCTCTCAATAACATGGAATCAGGACTATCATTGCTTTGCTGCTGGAACAAATCATGGTTTTcgtatatataattgtaaaccTTGCAAAGAAACTTTCAGACGTGATATGAAAGTTGGTGGTTTTAAAATTGTAGAGATGCTATTCCACTGTAATATTCTAGCACTTGTTGGTGCTGTAGCTAATTCACACTACCCACCAAATAAAGTTTTGATATGGGATGATTATCAGAGTAGGAGCATTTGTGAATTCACATTTAGATCTGAAGTTCGAGGAGTGAAATTAAGACGTGATCGAATTGCAGTTGTTCTTGAGCACAAGATATATGTTTATAGCTTTACAGATTTGAAGCTTCTTCATCAGATTGAGACTCTGGCAAATCCTAGAGGGCTGTGCTGTCTTTCACACCATTCAAATACATTTGTTTTGGTTTGTCCAGGTTTAAACAAAGGACAGGTTCGAGTTGAACACTTTGGACTGAACGTGACAAAATTAATCAGTGCTCATGATTCTCAAATTGCATGTTTCACTCTGACATTGGATGGACTCCTTCTTGCAACTGCTAGTATAACGGGCACTTTAATTAGAATCTTCAATACAATGGATGGAACTCAATTACAAGAA GTAAGAAGAGGTGCAGATAGAGCTGAAATCAACAGTATAGCCTTTTCTCCAAATGTTCAGTGGTTGGCAGCATCAAGTGACAAAGGCACTGTTCATGTATTCAGCTTGAGAGTGAGAGTGTCTGGGGAGGATAGTTTGACTCAGCCAAATGTTGTTCAAGGTCCTGCACTGTTTCATCAGAATTCTTCTACTTCTTTGGATCCCTTGATTTCAACAAATACTGGCGCCAACCCCAATTCTACGTTTTCTTTCATGAGAG GACTTTTACCAAAATATTTTAGCTCAGAGTGGTCATTTGCACAGTTCCGTTTGCCCCAGAGCACCCATTTAATTGTGGCTTTTGGATCTGAGAACGATGTCATAATTGTTGGCATGAATGGGAG TTTCTACAGATGCAGCTTTGATATAGTTCATGGGGGAGAGATGATGCAGAAGGAGTGTGTTCGTTTCCTAAAATAA
- the LOC108329877 gene encoding autophagy-related protein 18c isoform X2, with amino-acid sequence MILNYEHNRLLHLHHSDLHFLALSNTCGAILCILGLNKGQVRVEHFGLNVTKLISAHDSQIACFTLTLDGLLLATASITGTLIRIFNTMDGTQLQEVRRGADRAEINSIAFSPNVQWLAASSDKGTVHVFSLRVRVSGEDSLTQPNVVQGPALFHQNSSTSLDPLISTNTGANPNSTFSFMRGLLPKYFSSEWSFAQFRLPQSTHLIVAFGSENDVIIVGMNGSFYRCSFDIVHGGEMMQKECVRFLK; translated from the exons ATGATTCTGAATTATGAACACAACCGTTTGCTTCACCTTCACCATTCTGATCTCCACTTTCTTGCTCTTTCTAACACATGTGGTGCAATTTTGTGCATTTtag GTTTAAACAAAGGACAGGTTCGAGTTGAACACTTTGGACTGAACGTGACAAAATTAATCAGTGCTCATGATTCTCAAATTGCATGTTTCACTCTGACATTGGATGGACTCCTTCTTGCAACTGCTAGTATAACGGGCACTTTAATTAGAATCTTCAATACAATGGATGGAACTCAATTACAAGAA GTAAGAAGAGGTGCAGATAGAGCTGAAATCAACAGTATAGCCTTTTCTCCAAATGTTCAGTGGTTGGCAGCATCAAGTGACAAAGGCACTGTTCATGTATTCAGCTTGAGAGTGAGAGTGTCTGGGGAGGATAGTTTGACTCAGCCAAATGTTGTTCAAGGTCCTGCACTGTTTCATCAGAATTCTTCTACTTCTTTGGATCCCTTGATTTCAACAAATACTGGCGCCAACCCCAATTCTACGTTTTCTTTCATGAGAG GACTTTTACCAAAATATTTTAGCTCAGAGTGGTCATTTGCACAGTTCCGTTTGCCCCAGAGCACCCATTTAATTGTGGCTTTTGGATCTGAGAACGATGTCATAATTGTTGGCATGAATGGGAG TTTCTACAGATGCAGCTTTGATATAGTTCATGGGGGAGAGATGATGCAGAAGGAGTGTGTTCGTTTCCTAAAATAA